The following are from one region of the Methanospirillum hungatei genome:
- a CDS encoding class I SAM-dependent methyltransferase, whose amino-acid sequence MQTKRWCLKVHRSEGEQVRKNLIEKGLLDRLYKIRSEGDFLLIPVIQNIDGAICEELTPIPIQKELPRFEQVGGIAIMQDDDPTGAGEILASKATYHTVLYAESAVNGPFRTKKYKLLAGMDTTATDYTEYGHRFSIDLSLAYFSARLSGERQRILHQMHPGERVIDMFAGVGPFAITLAKKASVIYAGDMNPEAVILMVKNCSRNRVTNIVPILADAVHLPDMIPGLADRIIMNLPLHAVAFLDAAFKLIRPGGMIHLYALVSREDEYLDMLKSFPTQKIDYKFVRSYSPDRFHVVYDIVAGDQDFSIIE is encoded by the coding sequence ATGCAGACGAAACGCTGGTGTCTGAAAGTACACCGGTCAGAAGGTGAGCAGGTAAGAAAAAACCTTATCGAGAAAGGTCTGCTTGACCGGCTCTATAAAATCAGATCTGAGGGTGATTTTCTCCTTATCCCGGTAATCCAGAACATCGATGGGGCAATATGTGAGGAACTTACCCCTATTCCAATTCAGAAAGAGCTCCCCCGGTTTGAACAGGTTGGAGGAATTGCCATCATGCAGGATGATGATCCTACCGGTGCTGGAGAAATCCTTGCATCAAAAGCAACATATCACACGGTTCTCTATGCCGAAAGTGCAGTTAATGGACCGTTCAGAACAAAAAAATACAAATTATTGGCAGGGATGGACACGACCGCAACAGATTATACTGAATATGGCCATCGCTTCTCAATTGATCTCTCTCTTGCATACTTTTCTGCCCGACTTTCCGGAGAAAGGCAGCGCATTCTACATCAGATGCATCCGGGAGAACGGGTAATCGATATGTTTGCAGGAGTAGGTCCGTTTGCAATCACCCTCGCAAAAAAAGCATCCGTTATATATGCTGGTGATATGAATCCCGAAGCGGTCATTCTTATGGTCAAAAATTGCTCCCGTAATCGTGTAACTAACATCGTTCCAATTCTCGCTGATGCCGTTCATCTTCCAGATATGATTCCTGGACTGGCGGATCGGATCATCATGAATCTTCCACTCCACGCAGTTGCATTTCTTGATGCAGCGTTTAAACTAATACGACCAGGAGGAATGATTCACCTGTATGCTCTGGTCAGTAGGGAGGATGAGTACCTTGATATGCTCAAATCCTTTCCTACCCAAAAAATTGATTATAAGTTTGTGAGATCCTATTCACCTGACCGGTTCCATGTCGTGTATGATATAGTGGCAGGGGATCAGGATTTTTCAATTATTGAGTAA
- the hmgA gene encoding hydroxymethylglutaryl-CoA reductase (NADPH), giving the protein MDEYLRRLRDGSLKLYALEKELPPDKAVAIRRRFIEEETNTKLEHIGDLSISLDAVVKKNCENMIGTIQVPVGVAGPITIHGEYAEGSYYLPLATTEGALIASVNRGCSLISAAGGTEVRILKDGMTRAPVFAADSIIHAKTICDWVMNHQDEIRAEAEATTRFGKLTSIDVTTGGTSVFVRMAFFTGDAMGMNMVTIASAKAADLISQKTGARLIALSGNWCTDKKPASINAVMGRGKTVSAGILLTNELIERVLKTTASSLLEVNARKNLVGSARAGSLGFNAHAANIIAAMFIACGQDPAHVVEGSLCITTVDSAPDGVYVSVTLPALPVGTVGGGTGIDTQAESLRMLDVLGSGTPPGSNAKKLAEIIASGVLAGELSLLGALAAQHLARAHSTLGR; this is encoded by the coding sequence ATGGATGAGTACCTCCGCAGATTGCGTGATGGATCACTGAAATTATATGCACTTGAAAAGGAATTGCCACCAGATAAGGCCGTTGCAATTCGTCGCCGGTTTATCGAGGAAGAGACCAATACAAAGCTCGAGCACATTGGTGACCTCTCAATCAGTCTTGATGCAGTTGTAAAGAAAAACTGCGAGAATATGATCGGGACTATCCAGGTTCCTGTTGGAGTTGCTGGACCGATCACGATTCACGGAGAATATGCAGAAGGATCCTATTACCTCCCGCTGGCAACAACAGAAGGGGCCCTTATTGCATCAGTAAACCGGGGATGCAGCCTCATATCAGCAGCCGGAGGAACTGAGGTCAGAATTTTAAAAGATGGTATGACTCGTGCCCCTGTCTTTGCAGCAGACAGCATAATCCATGCAAAAACAATATGCGACTGGGTCATGAACCACCAGGATGAGATCAGAGCAGAAGCAGAAGCAACCACCAGGTTTGGAAAACTGACCTCCATTGATGTAACAACGGGTGGGACATCAGTATTTGTCAGGATGGCATTCTTTACCGGCGATGCTATGGGGATGAATATGGTTACCATTGCATCAGCAAAAGCAGCGGATCTTATCAGTCAGAAGACCGGAGCACGACTGATCGCACTCTCAGGAAACTGGTGCACGGATAAAAAACCCGCATCAATAAACGCTGTGATGGGAAGAGGAAAGACAGTATCAGCCGGAATACTGCTGACAAATGAGTTGATAGAACGCGTTCTGAAAACAACCGCTTCATCCCTTCTTGAAGTCAATGCACGAAAAAATCTGGTAGGCTCTGCACGGGCTGGCTCTCTGGGATTCAATGCTCATGCAGCGAATATCATTGCTGCTATGTTTATTGCGTGTGGGCAGGATCCTGCTCATGTTGTTGAGGGGTCACTATGTATCACAACAGTTGATTCAGCACCAGATGGTGTATACGTTTCAGTTACTCTTCCCGCTCTCCCGGTTGGGACAGTAGGGGGTGGAACCGGCATAGATACACAGGCAGAGAGCCTCAGGATGCTTGATGTTTTAGGAAGTGGAACTCCACCAGGATCCAATGCTAAAAAACTGGCAGAGATCATAGCATCCGGGGTACTTGCCGGAGAACTGTCATTACTTGGTGCTTTAGCGGCACAGCACCTTGCCCGGGCCCATAGCACCCTTGGAAGATAA
- a CDS encoding carboxypeptidase-like regulatory domain-containing protein → MKSDGCNKPAIYRIILYGIFLMGLVLSMIPMVCADFPETHYWNPYEGWDIELSSVAGIGLFPTVEVDWTPEPTSEVPKKVSSDSWVKLAYYPHGSEAGQPAILAGYVGGRNYNADVTITGKLKVDDPFHDIVTIKAQENGVFVWAVPDDLNTVPYFQAVATVSGTTAKSEIIQTTGLSGYVPAESSVPASQTTPVSKPTTQPQDSSLPVITSLTISADNLRPTVGTSVQVSGRLVDSSGKGVPRASITIEVPDYGTDFLPLLDTTTDGDGRFSGTISTWEGGVVPVRAVFEGDEKYMASTSNTLTFSATDSKTGSTVMGL, encoded by the coding sequence ATGAAATCAGATGGGTGTAACAAGCCTGCAATATACAGGATAATTCTGTATGGCATTTTCCTTATGGGGCTGGTGCTTAGTATGATCCCAATGGTGTGTGCAGATTTTCCTGAGACACATTACTGGAATCCGTATGAGGGTTGGGATATTGAACTATCATCTGTTGCTGGAATAGGACTTTTTCCAACAGTCGAAGTAGACTGGACACCAGAACCAACAAGTGAAGTGCCGAAGAAAGTCTCAAGTGATTCCTGGGTAAAACTCGCATATTACCCACATGGATCCGAAGCTGGACAACCTGCAATTCTCGCCGGATATGTTGGTGGCAGAAACTATAATGCCGATGTGACTATTACGGGAAAACTGAAAGTAGATGATCCATTCCACGATATTGTGACAATTAAAGCACAAGAGAACGGAGTCTTTGTATGGGCAGTTCCGGATGATCTGAACACAGTTCCATATTTCCAGGCTGTGGCTACAGTAAGTGGAACAACAGCAAAGTCAGAGATCATTCAGACCACCGGGTTGAGCGGATATGTTCCGGCAGAGTCATCAGTACCGGCATCACAGACCACTCCAGTTTCAAAACCGACAACACAGCCCCAGGATTCATCACTTCCGGTCATCACCAGCCTGACCATTTCTGCTGATAACCTGCGTCCCACTGTTGGAACGAGTGTCCAGGTATCAGGAAGACTTGTAGATTCATCAGGAAAAGGGGTACCACGAGCGTCGATTACCATCGAAGTACCAGATTATGGCACTGATTTCCTCCCGCTCCTTGATACGACAACAGATGGTGACGGGCGTTTCTCAGGAACCATTAGCACATGGGAAGGCGGAGTTGTTCCGGTGCGGGCAGTGTTTGAAGGCGATGAGAAGTACATGGCATCCACCAGTAATACTCTGACATTTTCAGCGACAGACTCAAAAACAGGTAGCACCGTGATGGGGCTATAA
- the xseB gene encoding exodeoxyribonuclease VII small subunit → MTKKYEELISELREIVKKIEDNNTSLDEMITLYEQGTILVRQCEDRLTEIEVKITELGRES, encoded by the coding sequence ATGACAAAAAAGTATGAAGAACTTATTAGTGAACTAAGAGAGATAGTAAAAAAAATTGAGGATAACAATACCAGTCTTGATGAAATGATCACTCTGTATGAACAGGGAACTATCCTTGTCAGGCAGTGTGAGGATCGTTTGACCGAAATTGAAGTAAAAATTACGGAACTTGGGAGAGAATCATGA
- the xseA gene encoding exodeoxyribonuclease VII large subunit: MKIIDQAIMDQVTLDQWNKSSGPRSLRVSEVSKIITRLLDHKDLQDIWISGEITNFKKHSSGHLYFSLSEQVSGKESVISCAIWKNAARYLDFTPKDGMEVSAYGSVTHYEPGGRYSFQISQMRPSGAGERALLIEQWRREMAGKGWFSQERKRQPPKYPVRIGVVTSSTGAVIHDIRNVISGRFSAEIILSPAMVQGCSAHEDIAQAIKRVQNMVDVLIVGRGGGSYEDLFPFNHPCVVEAIVSCPVPVIAAIGHEVDITLADLAADVSASTPSHAAEQCVPDRQGELENLHHLKKRMFLQILNRYESAQDDINSVRDRISSARLFREIGLKRESLVEITDRLIRGALVSKSHAYTHLVELRGRLDGKHPATFLKRELPEQRAFLAELSERLSSGVTVRTQKEKAELELLSALLSARGPEALFRQGFCLVQAGEKVVRSCSDLSPGDLVRMRFVDGTADASIMQVNHDKKV, translated from the coding sequence ATGAAGATAATCGATCAGGCGATCATGGATCAGGTAACACTTGACCAATGGAACAAATCCAGCGGACCACGATCACTCCGGGTCTCTGAAGTGTCAAAAATTATCACCAGACTCCTGGATCACAAAGATCTTCAGGATATCTGGATATCTGGAGAGATTACCAATTTTAAAAAACACAGTTCTGGTCATTTGTATTTTTCTCTCTCTGAGCAGGTATCTGGAAAGGAATCTGTAATATCCTGTGCTATTTGGAAGAATGCGGCACGATATCTTGATTTTACTCCAAAAGACGGTATGGAAGTTTCTGCGTATGGCTCAGTTACGCATTATGAACCTGGTGGCAGATACTCTTTTCAAATATCTCAGATGAGACCTTCCGGGGCTGGAGAACGAGCGTTATTAATTGAGCAATGGCGCAGGGAAATGGCAGGGAAAGGGTGGTTTAGTCAGGAACGGAAAAGACAACCTCCAAAATATCCAGTTAGAATTGGTGTCGTGACATCATCAACCGGCGCGGTAATCCATGACATCAGGAACGTTATATCTGGAAGGTTTTCTGCAGAAATAATCCTCTCTCCTGCGATGGTCCAAGGGTGCTCTGCCCATGAAGACATTGCACAAGCCATAAAAAGAGTTCAGAATATGGTAGATGTTCTGATAGTTGGTCGTGGTGGCGGGAGTTATGAGGATCTCTTTCCTTTTAATCATCCCTGTGTTGTTGAAGCGATAGTCTCCTGTCCTGTTCCGGTTATCGCAGCCATTGGGCATGAAGTAGACATCACTCTTGCTGATCTTGCTGCTGATGTAAGCGCATCAACTCCATCTCATGCAGCAGAACAATGTGTACCGGATAGGCAGGGGGAACTTGAAAACCTTCACCATCTGAAGAAAAGGATGTTTTTGCAAATCCTGAATCGATATGAATCGGCGCAGGATGATATAAATAGTGTCAGGGATCGTATCTCATCAGCCCGTCTTTTCAGAGAAATCGGATTAAAACGCGAATCCCTTGTGGAAATAACCGATCGACTGATTCGTGGGGCACTTGTATCGAAAAGTCATGCATACACACATCTTGTTGAACTTCGGGGCAGACTTGATGGCAAACACCCAGCCACATTTCTAAAACGTGAACTTCCAGAGCAACGGGCATTTCTGGCTGAGCTATCTGAACGACTCTCATCTGGAGTGACTGTAAGGACTCAAAAAGAAAAAGCAGAATTAGAATTATTGTCTGCTCTTCTTTCAGCACGGGGACCTGAAGCACTATTCAGGCAAGGATTCTGTCTGGTCCAGGCTGGAGAAAAGGTGGTCCGTTCATGTTCCGATCTCTCTCCTGGTGACTTAGTCCGGATGCGATTTGTTGATGGAACAGCGGATGCAAGCATTATGCAGGTGAATCATGACAAAAAAGTATGA
- a CDS encoding sugar phosphate isomerase/epimerase family protein, producing the protein MDISFSSMFFHDASMEDIFQAPGLCGSDTLEFWLETPDFWLNGLNIESLKKWIAMYPTKIPLSVHAPVLDLNPCSINPDVREVSIQWIIRSIYLAEQIGASICTIHPGRRTAKRPPSITDYQRLGHMLDCLEEIVDDLSVKVAIENMEPAVNALLTAPDEIMKLLDERSWLCFTFDFAHAMDSGPDIVRSFVEIGEPELVNIHLSGGKNGKLHGPVSGDTKVSTFLSKIKENGYNGQVTLEINDLVLPRELSYSDKITFMAQEIAWLKKSMR; encoded by the coding sequence ATGGACATTTCGTTCTCAAGTATGTTCTTCCATGACGCGTCAATGGAAGATATTTTTCAGGCACCCGGACTCTGTGGATCTGACACCCTTGAATTCTGGTTAGAAACTCCGGATTTCTGGTTGAATGGGTTAAACATTGAGAGCCTAAAAAAGTGGATTGCCATGTATCCTACAAAGATCCCGCTATCAGTTCATGCACCGGTTCTTGACCTGAATCCATGCTCAATAAACCCTGACGTCCGAGAAGTTTCTATTCAATGGATTATCCGGTCAATTTATCTTGCAGAACAAATAGGAGCATCTATCTGCACGATTCATCCAGGAAGGAGAACTGCAAAACGACCTCCCAGTATTACTGATTATCAAAGACTAGGGCATATGCTTGATTGTTTGGAAGAAATTGTTGACGATCTGTCAGTTAAAGTAGCCATAGAAAATATGGAACCAGCGGTAAATGCACTTTTGACTGCTCCGGATGAAATCATGAAGCTCCTGGACGAACGATCCTGGCTCTGTTTTACATTTGATTTTGCCCATGCTATGGACAGCGGACCTGATATTGTTAGATCATTTGTAGAGATTGGAGAACCTGAATTGGTAAATATTCACCTTTCCGGAGGAAAAAATGGAAAATTACACGGACCTGTATCAGGAGATACGAAAGTCAGCACATTTTTGTCGAAAATTAAAGAAAATGGGTATAACGGCCAGGTAACTCTTGAAATTAATGACCTGGTTTTACCAAGAGAATTATCATATTCAGATAAAATTACATTTATGGCTCAGGAGATTGCATGGCTGAAAAAATCTATGAGATAA
- a CDS encoding hemolysin family protein gives MFCLILSGFFSGSEVALFSITRAKVRTLVNEKEQGSEALATLKKSPDRFLITILIGNNIVNILAASVATAVSIGFFGETGLAVSVATIVVVILLLIFGEIWPKMYATRNATKLALRLSPFILLLSRFFSPVIYIFNALAGKMTGAGAFAHHMITEEEIKEWIDVGQEEGTIEKDEQEMLHSVFEFADTRVREVMTPRIDVVMIEDTASSDEALDIFKTTGFSRLPVWHENIDTIRGVLNVKDAIFSMLEKQEGRSIVDLLSEPLFVPETKNIDDLLRELRVKKTHMAIVLDEYGSFVGIITVEDILEELVGDILDEFDTEEHELVRVADDVYSVDARMWVEDLNKELNLFLPMSETYETIAGLFIERLGNIPRIGDVCELPEEGVRLVVIQMTGKRINRLKLIRIPPLLTNEEQEKEG, from the coding sequence TTGTTTTGCCTCATTCTGTCCGGATTTTTTTCCGGCTCAGAAGTTGCATTATTCTCAATAACCAGGGCAAAGGTCAGAACCCTTGTCAATGAAAAAGAACAAGGATCAGAAGCCCTAGCAACCCTGAAAAAAAGTCCGGATCGATTTCTGATCACCATTCTTATCGGCAATAACATTGTAAATATTCTTGCGGCATCTGTTGCAACAGCTGTATCAATTGGATTTTTTGGTGAAACAGGGCTTGCCGTATCAGTAGCTACAATTGTCGTTGTGATATTACTGCTTATCTTTGGAGAGATATGGCCGAAAATGTATGCGACAAGAAATGCTACCAAGCTGGCTTTACGTCTCTCTCCATTTATTCTTCTTCTTTCACGATTCTTCTCACCGGTGATTTACATATTTAATGCTCTGGCCGGAAAGATGACCGGGGCAGGAGCTTTTGCTCATCATATGATCACTGAAGAAGAGATCAAGGAATGGATTGATGTTGGACAGGAAGAAGGAACAATAGAAAAAGACGAGCAGGAGATGTTGCACTCGGTTTTTGAATTTGCTGACACCCGTGTGCGCGAAGTTATGACACCCAGGATTGATGTTGTCATGATTGAAGATACTGCAAGTTCAGATGAGGCATTGGACATCTTCAAAACAACCGGTTTCTCCCGCTTGCCGGTTTGGCATGAAAATATCGATACAATCCGGGGAGTGCTCAATGTCAAGGATGCAATTTTTTCAATGCTTGAAAAACAGGAAGGACGATCTATTGTCGATTTGCTATCTGAACCCCTTTTTGTCCCGGAGACAAAGAATATTGATGACCTGCTGCGGGAATTACGTGTCAAAAAAACCCATATGGCCATCGTTTTAGATGAGTATGGGAGCTTTGTTGGAATTATTACGGTTGAGGACATACTTGAAGAACTGGTCGGAGACATTCTTGACGAATTTGATACCGAAGAACATGAACTAGTCAGAGTTGCAGATGATGTGTATTCGGTCGATGCCAGGATGTGGGTTGAGGATCTCAATAAGGAACTCAACCTTTTCCTGCCGATGAGTGAAACCTATGAAACGATAGCAGGACTATTTATCGAACGGCTGGGAAATATTCCCCGGATTGGCGATGTATGCGAATTACCTGAAGAAGGAGTCCGACTGGTGGTAATACAGATGACCGGAAAAAGAATCAATCGTTTAAAATTAATCCGTATTCCACCTCTTCTCACAAATGAAGAACAGGAGAAAGAGGGATGA
- the purN gene encoding phosphoribosylglycinamide formyltransferase, whose translation MKQGTFVVLASGRGSNFQAIIDRVKEGSIHARCVCLITDNPDAYAITRANKAGIPHEVVSYKSFSDKIRYEEALMEVIARYNPDLIILAGYMRLLGDRIVDTYHGKMINIHPSLLPAFAGLHAQQQALDYGTKVAGCTVHFVTRDMDAGPVIIQRTVPVLDDDDEESLSSRILIEEHQAYPDAVRLFFEHRLRIEGRRVRILP comes from the coding sequence ATGAAGCAGGGAACCTTCGTTGTCCTGGCATCAGGAAGAGGATCAAATTTTCAGGCTATCATTGACCGGGTGAAGGAAGGATCCATTCATGCACGATGTGTCTGTCTCATCACCGATAATCCGGATGCGTACGCTATCACACGAGCAAATAAAGCAGGAATTCCACATGAAGTCGTCTCTTATAAATCATTTTCAGATAAAATCCGATATGAAGAGGCTTTGATGGAAGTAATTGCGCGGTATAATCCGGATCTCATTATCCTGGCCGGTTATATGCGTCTGTTAGGCGACAGGATTGTTGATACATACCACGGAAAGATGATAAATATCCATCCTTCTCTCCTTCCTGCTTTTGCGGGACTTCATGCACAACAGCAGGCACTTGATTATGGGACAAAAGTAGCCGGATGCACGGTCCATTTTGTAACCAGGGATATGGACGCAGGGCCGGTAATTATCCAGCGAACAGTCCCGGTCCTGGATGATGATGATGAAGAGAGTCTTTCTTCCCGAATCCTGATTGAAGAGCACCAGGCGTACCCAGATGCAGTCAGGCTCTTTTTCGAGCACAGATTGAGAATTGAAGGGCGTAGAGTTAGAATATTGCCTTGA
- a CDS encoding ribonuclease P protein component 4, translating to MERILILFSQAESFFQWDPEYSHHCVRQARLIAMKERIRIPPELRRRYCRKCNSYLVPGRTGTVRIYRGRVIITCLSCGWHRRFPISRSKNINGKEKASESRIS from the coding sequence ATGGAACGGATCTTGATCTTGTTTTCCCAGGCTGAATCTTTCTTTCAGTGGGATCCGGAATATAGTCATCACTGTGTCAGACAAGCCCGTCTGATTGCCATGAAGGAACGGATACGGATTCCTCCTGAACTAAGGAGAAGATATTGCAGAAAGTGCAATTCATATCTGGTTCCCGGGAGGACTGGAACAGTTCGAATATATCGGGGGCGGGTCATTATAACCTGCCTCTCCTGTGGATGGCACCGCAGATTTCCAATAAGCAGGAGCAAAAATATCAATGGAAAAGAAAAAGCAAGCGAATCCCGCATTTCATGA
- a CDS encoding YhbY family RNA-binding protein: MEKKKQANPAFHDLKPTIWVGKQGITDTIIDEIKGQVKVRKVIKVKWLASVDVDPISVATESKTKLLQVRGRTMVLGDPQMFR; the protein is encoded by the coding sequence ATGGAAAAGAAAAAGCAAGCGAATCCCGCATTTCATGATCTGAAACCGACTATATGGGTTGGAAAACAGGGAATAACCGACACAATAATTGATGAGATCAAGGGACAAGTAAAAGTCAGAAAAGTAATCAAGGTAAAGTGGCTTGCATCAGTTGATGTCGATCCAATATCTGTTGCGACAGAAAGCAAAACAAAACTCCTTCAGGTCCGTGGAAGAACCATGGTCCTTGGAGATCCTCAGATGTTCCGATAA
- a CDS encoding 30S ribosomal protein S19e, translating into MTTVYDVPADKLIAKAATELKEKAEITAPEWAPFVKTGTHREMPPEDPEWWYTRAAAVLRRVYVDGPVGVERMRSVYGGKKNRGSKPGKSVKGSGSILRKSLQQLEAAGFVAKQKNGRVITPAGTSFLDGIAYTVSKENQ; encoded by the coding sequence ATGACTACTGTATATGATGTTCCGGCTGACAAGCTCATCGCAAAAGCGGCAACGGAACTGAAGGAAAAAGCCGAAATAACCGCGCCTGAATGGGCACCATTTGTAAAGACCGGAACACACCGTGAGATGCCTCCGGAAGATCCGGAATGGTGGTACACCAGAGCAGCAGCTGTTCTCAGGCGTGTATATGTTGATGGACCGGTCGGTGTTGAGAGAATGCGCTCGGTTTATGGCGGTAAGAAAAACCGTGGATCAAAACCGGGCAAGTCTGTAAAAGGAAGTGGCTCTATCCTGCGTAAATCACTTCAGCAGCTTGAAGCAGCTGGATTTGTTGCAAAACAGAAGAACGGTAGAGTCATTACTCCAGCAGGAACTTCATTCCTGGATGGAATAGCCTATACAGTCAGTAAAGAAAACCAGTGA
- a CDS encoding DNA-binding protein has protein sequence MGEDELAEIRRRKMAEMQQQAAVQQQEIDRQQQYDAQMQMALMQILEPEARERLNTIKLTKPDFARAVEQQLVMLAQSGRIKAKITDEQLKVILQQVTPAKREFNIRRKG, from the coding sequence ATGGGAGAAGACGAGCTGGCAGAAATCCGTCGAAGAAAAATGGCAGAAATGCAGCAACAGGCTGCAGTACAACAGCAGGAGATTGACCGTCAACAGCAGTATGATGCGCAGATGCAGATGGCACTCATGCAGATTCTTGAGCCGGAAGCCAGGGAGCGACTCAATACCATCAAACTCACCAAGCCTGATTTTGCACGGGCTGTTGAGCAACAACTGGTAATGCTCGCACAAAGCGGCAGAATCAAGGCAAAAATAACAGATGAACAATTGAAGGTCATCCTCCAGCAGGTGACCCCGGCAAAACGGGAATTCAATATCAGGCGGAAGGGATGA
- a CDS encoding DUF7411 family protein, translating into MKAGVLFSGGKDSSIAAILLSTWYEVELNTFLLSQNASITNVKEAAASLGFPHHVHTFGEDFLHEIVDLIVQEGFPNNGIQKVHREAIRELCGLYDVVADGTRFGDRVPLLSDDEIRSIGDRYGCSYIRPLIGFPKREVERLVSRYLTVSYGETGEIKNGDYETGIREELIKRGLSPAQYFPPAHQQSLITGRKNNS; encoded by the coding sequence ATGAAGGCCGGCGTCCTCTTTTCAGGTGGAAAGGACAGCTCTATTGCTGCCATTCTCCTCTCCACCTGGTATGAGGTCGAACTGAATACCTTTCTCTTAAGCCAGAATGCCAGTATCACAAACGTAAAGGAGGCTGCTGCGTCACTTGGGTTTCCTCATCATGTGCATACATTTGGAGAAGATTTCCTGCATGAAATTGTTGACCTCATTGTACAGGAAGGTTTTCCAAATAATGGAATCCAGAAGGTTCATCGTGAAGCAATCCGGGAACTTTGTGGATTATATGATGTGGTAGCTGATGGGACGCGGTTTGGTGATCGGGTACCCCTGCTTTCCGATGATGAAATCCGAAGTATCGGAGATCGATATGGATGTTCCTATATCAGGCCTCTTATCGGATTTCCAAAACGTGAGGTAGAGAGACTTGTTTCCCGGTATCTCACGGTATCATATGGAGAAACAGGAGAGATCAAAAACGGGGATTATGAAACTGGGATCCGTGAAGAACTCATAAAAAGAGGTCTTTCTCCCGCTCAATACTTCCCGCCTGCCCATCAGCAATCCCTCATTACCGGCAGAAAGAACAATTCATAG
- a CDS encoding 50S ribosomal protein L39e produces MSKLTKCRKIRLSKKTTQNRRVPQWVMVKTARAVMAHPQRHSWRRSTLKV; encoded by the coding sequence ATGAGCAAACTGACAAAGTGCCGAAAGATTCGGTTATCTAAAAAGACCACTCAGAACCGCAGAGTTCCCCAGTGGGTTATGGTAAAGACAGCCAGAGCAGTAATGGCCCACCCACAGCGTCACAGCTGGCGGCGGAGCACCCTGAAGGTGTGA
- a CDS encoding 50S ribosomal protein L31e, producing the protein MVEKLQEQMYVIPLGGVKRVPRWRRSAKAMKDIRAFLCRHMKSDDVRLGQDINEKIWSRGTEKPPAKVRVRAMKLEDGHVQAELAEE; encoded by the coding sequence ATGGTTGAGAAACTTCAGGAACAGATGTATGTAATTCCCCTTGGGGGAGTAAAGAGAGTGCCACGATGGCGCCGGAGTGCAAAAGCAATGAAAGATATCCGTGCATTCTTGTGCCGCCACATGAAAAGTGACGATGTTCGCCTTGGTCAGGATATTAATGAAAAGATCTGGTCAAGGGGAACAGAAAAGCCACCTGCAAAGGTCCGCGTTCGGGCAATGAAGCTCGAAGACGGGCATGTTCAGGCTGAGCTGGCTGAGGAGTAG